Within the Candidatus Eremiobacteraceae bacterium genome, the region CGCACGTCACCTACCCGTGGGTGCTGGTGTCGCTCGCGCTGTTCGTGGCGCTGCACTATTTCGGCCAGGAGGTCAACGGCGCGCGCTTGTGGTTCCACATCGGGCCGTTCAACGCACAGCCGGTCGAGGGCATCAAGCTGTTCATGGTGTTCTTCATGGCGGCGTATCTGGCCGATAAGGGCGAGGAGATCGCCGCCGTGCGCTGGTCAGAGATCGGCCGCTACACGCGGCTCATGCTGCCGCTCGTGCTTGGCTGGGGAGTATCCATCGTCACGCTCGTGCTGCAGCACGATGTCGGGATGGCGGCGCTGTTCTTGGGCATCTTCTTGGTGATGCTGTACGTCGCGGCGCGCCGCCTCGACATCGTCATCGCTTTTCTGATCGTGTTCGCGCTGGGCGCGTGGTTCGCCGTCCACAACTTGCCGTACGTGCAGACGCGCATCGGCGTGTGGCTAGATCCATGGAACGATCCGCTGGGCCGCGGCTACCAGGCAGAACAGGGATTCTTCTCGCTGGCCGCCGGTGGGTTGCTGGGAACTGGGTATCATCAAGGGCATCCCGGGTTCATTCCGGATGCCGCGACCGACTACACCTTTGCGGCGTGGGCCGAAGAGTTCGGATTGATCGGCGGCTTGGCGTTGATCGCGCTCTACACGGTCTTGGTCGTGCGCGGCTTCGGCATCGCGTTCGCGGCGGCCGATCGCTTCACCATGCTGCTGGCCACGGGTTT harbors:
- a CDS encoding FtsW/RodA/SpoVE family cell cycle protein; the protein is MPLIVVLVLAAIGLALLLPLNGWYPWWMLILAGALFVVWQATPPDAVEHDRVIIPIVAAICALGILEISRIDPYLGRHQTGSLIAGLAIVVLGQRLFVQYRKLAHVTYPWVLVSLALFVALHYFGQEVNGARLWFHIGPFNAQPVEGIKLFMVFFMAAYLADKGEEIAAVRWSEIGRYTRLMLPLVLGWGVSIVTLVLQHDVGMAALFLGIFLVMLYVAARRLDIVIAFLIVFALGAWFAVHNLPYVQTRIGVWLDPWNDPLGRGYQAEQGFFSLAAGGLLGTGYHQGHPGFIPDAATDYTFAAWAEEFGLIGGLALIALYTVLVVRGFGIAFAAADRFTMLLATGFSATLGIQVFVIVGGVVGLLPLTGITLPFFSYGGSSIVANLIMLNFLWLFSRGCAEPSSAPDTPASL